TTGATGTATTTATTATTGAGTGACTCATAACAAGATAGTCAGTCATGATCTAATCAAAATTGTATATTCCAAGCatatttgttaaatttcatatatatataaaggTATGATATTGCGTTTGCTACACGGAGGACTTGCTTTGCTACCAGAATACATGTATTTGCCCTAAAGTATACAATCAGCTATGCAAAATGATCTTACGTGTTCAACTTCTACATAGAAATTGACGTGTTTAATTGCTTGTAGATTGTGATTTTCTTTGTTAATTTTCTGTTAAACCGATCACCAACTCAGCAGCCAGTTAAAGCTCAGCAGCTATTTTGTAATCGATAGATTAAAGGTGATTGATTTAGTTCTCTTTACCGTCTGGAGCATTATTCAATGGTTATTCTATCTAATTTTTTCATGGGAATTagtttatatattttaaaacgtttttttttttttaaattaaacttgATTGCAAAATATCACTCTCATTCATACAACCAATGATGAATGCTACTTTATGTTCAATCTGCCTCTGCTTGatactttgttttgtttcgctctctttttcaCTCCTGCACCACGGTAGgacaatataaaaaatacactttACGATCGCGGTTTCATTTTGGTGGTGCATTTCACGAAACGATTGCGTCGGTTTTCAATAGCGCAATATTCAagctgcaacaaaaaacacaaaaccacatccaaataaaaaattaaaatgccaAAATGTGTTGCTCCTGCAACAGCGCTATGCAGTGAAGGGGCAGTGGCACGAGGGAAATCCTGTGGGATTGGAGTGGGAGAACGATCACCCTCCGGCTAGTGCTTACTAATTAGCCCAATTAGTTTGTTACTTAATTAAGGGACCGACAGTTCGCAACCTGCGCAACGTCAAGTGCTATAGGTGCAGTGCAAGCCACCGGAGCGTAATGGGACGTTTGCGTTGGCAAAGGCGGCATGAAGCTGCACAAAGTAATGGTTCGTGAGTGGCGCGAATGATTCGCGGGCTGGCGCGAAGCTAGAAGGGCGTGAAATAAAACGTAAATTAAAAAGCACACGGTAGAAAACAACTGCTCAAACCCCCAAAAATCCGGCGAACCTGCTACACCACGGGGCTGGTGATAAAATGGCAAATAAAGTTGCACAATTTGTGGGGCGTGCTAGCGAGCGTGGAGCGAGCCGTCGTTGTTTGTGTCAGTGCATGTTTTAAAGCCGAAAGATCATGGGGATTTTTGGGAAAGTTTTTGCATTCAACCGGAGGGATATTTTGCTGGTTGCAGCGCTGTTTACTTTAACGTTGGCTCTGTGCGCATGCAAACGGTGGTTTTTTCCGTTACGCcagaatgtatgcaatgtaataaattttcatcagaaatggtcgtttttgttttcgcgtGAAACGGTAAGTGTTTATAAATGTTTTTTGAGAGAGATTTTTGTACCATAAACTTTGGCTTAGTGTATACAAATACAATGTATgcaaaattgcatacatttaggcgttctATACCGTGTACTTTACGTGAAGCACACCGTAATAATTGCTTTCCGTCAAGCTACTGGCAAAAATGAGCCTAAGCTTTAATGCACGTAGCATTTTTATAAAAGTTTTGTTCTATCcctatatttttaaaaacattttgaaatgattcatCAACTTGCAACAGTTTTTACTGACCAAAAATGAATGAGCCAAATTTTTGGATGCTCAGCTGCAACGAAAGTTGCATACCATCAGGCGTAGTTACATCACGATTGCCTATTTTCAGGCTGTTTCATCGGCTCCTTTGCTACAAATCGACAAACTTCATAACAATCCGACAAATCATTTATCTATAAAACTGTTGAACGATCAAATTCTACTACCAATTTTACTTCTCGCAGACATCGAGAAAGTGTTGTTTTGGTGTAAATGAGAACCTTTTCCCGATTAAGTAAAAGTAAATCCGAAACATTAAAGGCCTTTTCTCATAAAAGCAATCGCTTAAGGTAGGCTCATAAAAATGTCCCCCAACCCTCTAGAGGCCTAGAGGCGCCCCGATTGGTGCAATTACCTTTCCGCCAAACCCCCTACCTCGCTTTCCACCACCAATAAATCCCGACTGGACACACAGCAAATGAGCGAACACGATTATTTTACTGCACTTTCGTTCGATTTTTCCTGCCCGCTTGATGGTGCTGCACTTGAGCGGGGAACACAAAATTTATGTTCGTTTTctggtcttttttttatatcccCTCCCAAGCACGCCCAACCtgccaatgatgatgatgatgatgatgagctgATGTGATCGTCGTTGTCGACCATCGTCTGCagtgacacacaaacacaaaaggcACGTTTTCCGATAATTGCTGCAATTCGATTGCGCTCTGGATAGTGTCGACGGCAAACCGTGGGAGAGAGGACAAATCGGGAAAAGAAAATGctcccaaaaaacaacaacaacaacaacaaaaacatcaatGAAGAGCAGGAAGAGGGGACGCCCCTTCTCACCTTCCGGATTGTCAGCCCCTTCGGAAAGCTCGGTCGGTGTGTTTTCATTCGAGGCCATAAAACATCCGTGGCGTAAAATAAATGTCCTttcaaaggaaaagaaaaaagaacaagggaatggtgtgtgtgtgtataccaGAGGCTTGGAGGCCAacaccccctccccacccatACCAAGGCACTATCAAGCCGAACAATCGCACATCGAGGACGACAAAAGAGCGTCGTCCGGAAAACGGAACGAAGCTCTGTCTGatactgatgctgctgctgctgctgcatctcctACTGCTGGAAAAGCGGTGGAAAACGAGCCGGAACAATAGCAGAAGCCCCTGCCCCGGAAGCAAACTCTCCGGGCCGCTTCCAATGTGTCGATTGTtgatttttatgatatttttataacatctcctcctgctcctcctcctcttcccgCTCGACCCGGGACTGTTTCCTGTTTGCGCGTTCCCTCGGCACAACTGGATGGAAAAGCTATCTGTGCTAATCAAAGGTTCTATCGATAGAAgaaagcaatacaaaaaaaaacacacacacaaaaaaggaaagttaGACCCCCAACCCCGGTGAGGCAGAAGAACCAATTTTCATTTCGGTGCACCCTACCGTGCGTCCCTACCGTCCTTCGGAGAGAAAAGCAAAGTCTGTGGCCAAACAGACGCACACTGGTCCTCACACTCGTCATTCGGAAAATGGGAACGACAAACTTTTCACTGCCGGCATTTGTACGGCTGCACGGCACTAAAGGCAAAAGACCGTTTTCTTTCCCACCACACACCCCTCGCCCGTTCCCATAAGGCAAAAACTCACAATTcggaagacacacacagaaggCGACCAAAGCTGGCAGCAAATCAATTGGAATATTTTAGTGGCGACgcgcttttttatttatgatttgtttatttaatttgtagcTTCCGgattgcgttgttttttttttttgcctttttgaatgatttcttTCTTGCTCTTTCCACTTGCTTCCTCATTCTCGTTCCCGCACAAATCGTTCTCGGTGCGTTTCGGTacgcaaaagaaaagcaaaacgtgACGGCAGCGCcgtattgatttgtttttaatttcccGGCACAGGTCCTCCCTCCGCCGTCGGAAAATATTGGCGTGAAGGGAAAGTTTTATGAATCATTAAGCGAAGCTAAGCATCAACAGAAAACAtcagcaaaacacacagacacacagacaaacgCGTCGCTGTAGATTTATCTTATCGGACCAAATTACACTGAAAGCGTGCGTTCGTTAGCGACGCCAGCTTCAGCACGATACGCGCCTGTTATGCGCCAATGGGCATGATTTTTAGTTGCGTTTTTGCTGTTTGCCGACCTGAGTAATTTTCTACGGAAGCAATTTTTGAAAGGTAAAATTTATCGCAATTGCAGGTGAAGCGAATAATTGTAGACTCAAATTGGTTGGCGATGGTTGGAATGATTTCGGGAAAATGTTGGCTAACGCTTTGTTAGATAGTTAGTTAGTTACTGACGCTTGACCAATCAGATTTAATTGTAAATTGCAGCGCTAGccatttatttgctcaacagGTGTTTTTGTGCGCCCGATTCCTTCACTGTAACTTGTTAGTGTTGGGTATTTCTCAGAAAGTAACTTAAAACAGCACAAGAAGACTCTCTCTATCTGGTCTGCTTTTTATAGAATACGTCGACGAGTCGCTCGATCAACAGTCATTCTTGAGGATGCTCGGTCCttggctgcagcctcccatctatGTAGAAACCCGATCTCCAACAGGCCGATCttcaggatgctcggttcgccatacagctcagcaagctcgtagTGAATCCTTCTCCTTCACGttccatgctcgaacacaccgccaaagatggaccggaggatgcgtcgctctagcacgcccagagcgtttgcatcctccagGACTTGTGTCCACAGAGAACCACCGGGCGAATtaatgtgcgatatatctcacattcCGTGCAGATTCAAAGTCTTGTGGATCTCAGCAGCcggtgaagcccatagtatgcACGATTCCCCTGGACAATGCGTttccggatttcgctgctgatgtcgttgtccgaagtaacgaccgttgccgtcaactaatacactgcttcccagttggcaagcaggtacttcgtcttcgtcgcattgattctcaatccaattcttgctgcttcgcgtttgagtccGGTGTACGTCTCACACACCTTTGTtgttgtcctgccgatgatgtcgatgtcatccgcaaagccaagaaattggagagaccggtagaggatAGTGCTATATATGTTGTTGTCTAGCCCCGCACTTCAAATCACACCTTCCAGGACGATCGGCACGGAGCGCAAGAAGTATCTGATATAAAATACACATCTTATTCTTCTTGAGTtaacgtcctacgcgaacATGCTGGCTTGTAAAGGGTTTCGGTTTGTTAGaatccagttttttttaattcattcatttcacCAATTAGGATTCTGAATTGAAActacaaaaattaaataacggtttatttaaaattaacatcCCCGCCCATAGTTCTCTCTCATACTTTTTTCACCGGGCTCGTACTGCAACGACAAAGATAAAGATATTTTCGGTGCATTGTTTTAACCTAATCTAAAATTTGGTTGGATTTTTATGAAATAGGCTGTCATTTGCAATGCAATAGctttataaaataaacttttAACAAATTTTATGAATCTAAATTtacacaaaataaaaccatttcaTTTACCATTTTGCTCCCATAGTGCGAAAGTGACAGTTGCGatcagagtgaccagaaataccgatttatctgtattcctaccgattttatatatgcctaccgattcacagatgaccgccctaaaactaccgattttccatttatcctaccAAAAATCAcagttatttgatttttcagtcgtttatttgtacgtttgtttgcctggcactttttatttttatccgttaaaatttaatgttcataATAAGCAGAAAATGTCAGTTGCGTGGATTCCGGGAATTGCTCGTCAAAGAAAatcttttaaatttgaattttaatctCACTGTCGGCGGTTAAAGcttacccgacagacaaagagaaataaattttcaggcgaggggtaagTAGAAACACACGGTGAGGTttggcccaagatcggatccgaagtccgttgttttgggctaaaaattaaaaatgttagatggagcgctaccacggaaagAATGCGCTCTATTGCATGCCTTTAAAATGCACGAGGCGctcccaaataaccaaatcgtccttaacccactgtaaaaccacttcaaacccacgtgggtttgtggtggtcgattcagtcgttaacccaccaaattttagaacaatcggagctgccagttccgatccgatgtatttatcttgtccacccttaacccaccttttccaaaaatgctttgaggaaaagtttggtcaagGTTTGGctcggttgattaaattcattcacttacatcactgcacttcaacttcagctatattattagtctataaactatgcactgaccagcgaaatggaagagttcattcgcaagtaaacaaacacacatatacacatattacacatgaatgttttacaacaaaccaacttaaacacacacgtttaattgcttcctttgcacaaataaataacatttttaacacaggtgaaacatgttgagcaaataaattgcccgtgcataaaatctgacttcaacaaaattgaagtggtggctgcttctgtggccgtgtggcttaacccaccaaactgatagttttttagctttgtttgatggaactggatttttagtacaagaaattggtggcgttttcggtatcttcccaagcgccacagattaagcttaaacgactggaaaattgaatatccatataaaaaaatgaaagctccacagcttcattggtttgatcaatagatggcgtattacaactcatcattatattgctatcctgttcttgcaatgtgtttcgacaagtttcatcttatcatgacctatatagccttataactttctgagcaaaaatctatgtgaatggtcgtgtggtcagatacgtgggtatcaacaccaacgaccataactcaattctcacttgcttcagtactagTGGtgtccgttggagtttagtaattaaacaattgtaagtccgttctagttctagcgatgcataacttcaatgcgaaaccatacaacagtacagaggaaatgagaaagctctcctccaagcgatgaagctcaactggttggggtatcccaccaacagagagcgccaccagcttttttgctatttttagaatgcatgagtcgtttgccgtctgctaaacgaagtctttctatattccgtttaggtagagaacttgagtcgtttagaagccgtttagtggtcgtttagtggatttgtggcacttgggttggTTATATGGGCTCTCACtgaaaagaacgctcgctcgcgctgtttcattgtattttcctCATCCATTTCTTTtggcttgcgctgcgctggattggtaccccacttgattccagcgagttgcgctgcgctggactgaaaccccctcccgctcgtttctttcttagcgcgctgtgcgcttccctttacacggacttggtgcacccgaatcaaaagaaACACTTTAACACCACAAACTtggtttataaatattttatcacttttatatcaattcatagcttcacacaatcttgcttcaaaccacacacattatttataaaagacgcacactttttcattctctttgctagtagggtaaaaagaaattgatcgttaaaataattgattaaatttaaatggttgCGTTATCAACaggctcctgccgaaatctgccaatataatctggccacactggcaTGCAAGGCAAAAGCTCGCTCGAAAGGTCAacaaccgtcgcaaaacgtcaaaaacgaccgtcgccagcgcctcGAAATCGTTGCGAGTTTCGCTCGCTGGCGACGTCGGTTTGCAGTACCTTGCGACGtcggttttgacgttttgcgacggttttgcgacggttaccgccaaaaagctcgcctGACCAGCggaccagtgtggccagaaataccgatgtatatacatatatctagggtttgaaggaaaaaatctcaattttttaatcattgaacTGCAAAACTCAGCCAAACAATTAAATCAATCTAAATAATCCAGCGAAAATCAAATGACAGCACGTACGATAACGTCCGTGAAACcgctgaaccaaatctaatccatatcctagataaaggatgcatattctcgtgagatggaactttcattttgcgcattagcaccccccccccccccccccccccatcccgcTTAACATTTCCTTCGCTTTTACTTCTTTTAAGTTACGAGttttaacctaccgaaaactaccgataacattttgatgcgcctaccgaaaaccgccaaaataatctggccacactggttgCGATGCGCCTTCCATAGAAAAgctttgtttacgttttttcgCGTGCACAACATACAACAAATCCACCCCAGTTTTCTGTGCGTTTTTCGCTTGTTTTATTCCATCGGAAGCGCATGCCGTTTATCCTCGGAAACACCGACGTCGTCGATCACAACCACCAGAGTGTTGCTGTTCAAAAATGTTAGAAGAGATGCGGTACATAAAGCTGCCGGCGAAAACGTACCGCACGATAGCGAACACAAACAAGCTGCACTTCAGCCTGGACGGGTTGGGCGCCCCGAAACGCCACTTTGTGAAGGTGAACGTGGCGGAGTTTGTGAGCGAAATCAAGAAGCGCCCGATCCTGTACAACACCACCCACCAGGACTATCGGCGCATCAGCCTGCGGAACGACGCCTGGATCGAGGTGGCGCTGGCCATGAACCTGTCCGAGCAGGAGTGCAAGAAGCGGTGGCGCAGCATGCGCGACGCATTCATCAAAACGGTGCGCAACAAGAACGAGACGGAGCGGAAGGCGTGGATCCACTACCGGCTGCTGGAGTTTATGCTGCCGTACCTGTCCTCGCGGAAGGAGTGAGTAGAAGTGGGGTGGTGCGATTTGCGAAACGGTGCTATTACATTCATGTTTGTCCACCTTTGCAGGGACTTTGAGGCGAGCAACGAGTGCAGCCAGTGTATAGAGAATGACGAGGAAATCGATTACCTTGAGGTCGACAGTGACGACGAGCTGTTCGATGGTACGATCGCCGTCTCGTACGTAACGCACGACGGGAAGGAGGTGTTCCAAGTGATGCACGCACCCATCAAGCAGGAAATACCCGTTGAGGACGAAACGATGCAGCAAGACACGGAAGAAGAGATCGAGGACGGcaatgaggaggaggagcagcagc
This sequence is a window from Anopheles merus strain MAF chromosome 3R, AmerM5.1, whole genome shotgun sequence. Protein-coding genes within it:
- the LOC121596179 gene encoding uncharacterized protein At4g04980-like — encoded protein: MLEEMRYIKLPAKTYRTIANTNKLHFSLDGLGAPKRHFVKVNVAEFVSEIKKRPILYNTTHQDYRRISLRNDAWIEVALAMNLSEQECKKRWRSMRDAFIKTVRNKNETERKAWIHYRLLEFMLPYLSSRKEDFEASNECSQCIENDEEIDYLEVDSDDELFDGTIAVSYVTHDGKEVFQVMHAPIKQEIPVEDETMQQDTEEEIEDGNEEEEQQLQPLPYSPLPGPEYLLATTTDDETEQDEAELYEEQQPQHNDYPLEWHTEHLESDGREIDDDAELNESLPSKRLKTALPSASVSIASSPYPSPVTVQQEATVPPLPQQQPSPPPPPPPPVQQEESKESDARLGITDPDERFLLSCAPILRRLPNKKNLLARLRIQQLLFELEYDEKYCYEGT